A window from Exiguobacterium marinum DSM 16307 encodes these proteins:
- a CDS encoding response regulator, with product MSRMLIADDQDGIRTMLAQVFTNMGVDVDSAQDGISAWEFLERERYDLVLLDMNMPRMLGHEVLRRMREEKLETPVMIMTAFGEEAVIEEVRRLGIIAQFEKPFDIYGMIEKVKEVLKI from the coding sequence ATGTCACGGATGTTGATTGCGGATGACCAGGATGGTATTCGTACGATGCTCGCACAAGTGTTCACAAACATGGGTGTAGATGTGGACTCGGCACAAGACGGCATCAGCGCATGGGAATTTTTAGAGCGGGAACGATACGACCTAGTCTTGCTCGATATGAACATGCCTCGAATGCTTGGGCATGAAGTGTTGCGACGAATGCGCGAAGAGAAGTTGGAAACGCCTGTAATGATTATGACGGCGTTTGGAGAAGAAGCGGTGATTGAAGAAGTACGTCGACTTGGAATAATCGCGCAGTTCGAAAAACCGTTTGATATATACGGGATGATTGAAAAAGTGAAGGAAGTCTTGAAAATCTGA
- a CDS encoding glycerol-3-phosphate dehydrogenase/oxidase, giving the protein MEIKNFSAKERSKRYEQLTNERHDVLVVGGGITGAGIALDASSRGMKTAVLEMQDFAAGTSSRSTKLVHGGLRYLKQFEVALVAEVGKERAIVYENGPHVTTPEQMLLPMHKGGTFGPFSTAIGLMVYDFLAGVKRAERRMMLKPDEVIKKAPLVKKDDLVGGGYYVEYRTDDARMTIEVAKEAANHGALLMNYAKVTGLIYENGKVAGVHVEDQIDGSTYDVYAKKVINATGPWVDELREEDNSKKGKQLRLTKGIHLVIDQSKFPLKQAIYFDTPDGRMVFAIPRGNKAYVGTTDTFFDKNKAHPRMTTEDRDYILEAIHYMFPDVNVTADDVESSWAGIRPLIYEEGKDPSEISRKDEIWQSDSGLITIAGGKLTGYRKMSETVVDLVAKLLKEEDGVVYLASRTKHMPMSGGHVGGSKGFNDFLEKKTKELQNHGLDANHAEELVRLYGSNIDRVIERMDSNAYELPEIVYAQLVYGIEEESVVRAIDFLIRRTGAMFFDIDFVHQYKDGVLHAMADIFKWSDARLKEEREEVEKEIEIAVVPVTVES; this is encoded by the coding sequence ATGGAAATCAAAAATTTCTCAGCGAAAGAACGATCAAAACGATATGAGCAACTGACAAATGAGCGTCATGATGTTCTTGTTGTCGGAGGCGGCATCACAGGTGCTGGGATTGCGCTTGATGCATCGTCGCGTGGGATGAAGACGGCTGTGCTCGAAATGCAAGACTTTGCGGCGGGGACGTCAAGTCGTTCGACGAAACTTGTTCATGGGGGACTCCGCTATTTGAAACAATTTGAAGTGGCGCTTGTCGCAGAAGTCGGGAAAGAACGGGCCATCGTATATGAGAACGGCCCACACGTCACGACACCGGAGCAAATGCTCTTACCGATGCACAAGGGAGGCACGTTCGGTCCGTTCTCGACAGCAATTGGACTTATGGTGTATGACTTCCTCGCAGGAGTGAAGCGTGCAGAGCGTCGCATGATGCTTAAGCCAGATGAGGTCATCAAAAAAGCACCACTCGTGAAAAAAGATGATTTGGTCGGAGGCGGCTATTACGTAGAGTATCGGACGGATGATGCTCGAATGACAATTGAAGTGGCAAAAGAAGCGGCGAATCACGGTGCGCTTCTTATGAACTATGCAAAAGTAACTGGATTGATCTATGAGAACGGTAAAGTGGCCGGTGTACACGTCGAGGACCAGATTGACGGGTCGACGTATGACGTATATGCGAAGAAAGTCATCAATGCGACGGGCCCGTGGGTCGATGAATTACGAGAAGAGGATAACTCGAAGAAAGGGAAACAACTTCGCCTCACAAAAGGGATTCACTTGGTCATCGATCAATCGAAATTCCCGCTCAAACAAGCGATTTATTTCGATACACCAGACGGGCGGATGGTCTTCGCGATTCCGCGCGGAAATAAAGCATACGTCGGAACGACGGATACGTTCTTCGATAAAAACAAAGCGCATCCACGCATGACGACGGAAGACCGTGATTATATTTTAGAAGCCATTCACTATATGTTCCCTGACGTCAATGTCACGGCGGATGATGTAGAGTCGAGCTGGGCAGGTATTCGTCCGTTGATTTATGAGGAAGGAAAAGACCCTTCTGAAATTTCACGTAAAGATGAAATTTGGCAGTCAGACAGTGGCTTAATCACGATTGCCGGTGGTAAATTGACAGGGTATCGGAAGATGTCAGAAACGGTCGTCGACCTCGTCGCTAAATTATTGAAAGAAGAGGACGGTGTCGTTTACTTGGCGAGTCGGACGAAGCATATGCCAATGTCAGGTGGTCATGTCGGCGGGTCGAAAGGCTTCAACGATTTCCTCGAGAAGAAAACGAAAGAACTTCAAAATCATGGTCTAGACGCAAACCACGCGGAAGAACTCGTTCGTCTATACGGATCAAATATTGATCGTGTCATCGAGCGGATGGATTCGAACGCATATGAGCTTCCTGAAATCGTCTACGCGCAGTTGGTTTACGGAATCGAGGAAGAGTCAGTCGTTCGCGCTATCGACTTCTTGATTCGTCGAACAGGGGCAATGTTCTTTGATATCGATTTCGTTCATCAATACAAAGACGGCGTGCTTCATGCGATGGCTGACATCTTCAAATGGTCAGATGCGCGTTTGAAAGAAGAACGTGAAGAGGTCGAGAAGGAGATTGAAATCGCAGTCGTTCCAGTGACTGTCGAATCATAA
- the fba gene encoding class II fructose-1,6-bisphosphate aldolase: MPLVSMTEMLNKAFEGKYAVGQFNINNLEWTQAILRAAEDEKSPVILGVSEGAAKYMGGFTTVVKMVEGLMHDYSITVPVAIHLDHGSSFDKCKAAIDAGFTSVMIDGSHHPIDENVEMTKQVVEYAHAKGASVEAEVGTVGGEEDGVVGGVQYADLDECVRVVKEAKVDALAAALGSVHGEYAGEPNLGFKEMEEIAEATQTPLVLHGGSGIPEHQIKKAIELGHSKINVNTECQQEWTRAVREKVAADAKVYDPRKIIGPGIEAIYNVVTGKMREFGSSNQA; encoded by the coding sequence ATGCCATTAGTATCAATGACAGAAATGCTTAATAAAGCATTCGAAGGCAAGTATGCAGTCGGCCAATTCAACATTAACAACCTCGAGTGGACGCAAGCGATTCTTCGCGCTGCGGAAGACGAGAAATCACCAGTAATCCTCGGTGTATCAGAAGGTGCAGCGAAATACATGGGTGGCTTCACTACAGTTGTCAAAATGGTTGAAGGTCTCATGCACGACTACAGCATCACTGTTCCAGTTGCAATCCACCTTGACCATGGTTCTTCATTCGATAAGTGTAAAGCAGCGATCGACGCTGGCTTCACATCAGTCATGATCGACGGTTCACACCATCCGATCGACGAAAACGTCGAAATGACGAAGCAAGTTGTCGAGTACGCGCACGCTAAAGGTGCTTCTGTTGAGGCAGAAGTCGGTACAGTTGGCGGCGAAGAAGATGGCGTAGTCGGTGGTGTACAATACGCTGATCTTGATGAGTGCGTACGTGTCGTCAAAGAAGCGAAAGTGGATGCACTTGCTGCAGCACTCGGTTCTGTACACGGAGAATACGCAGGCGAGCCAAACCTCGGCTTCAAAGAGATGGAAGAAATCGCAGAAGCGACTCAAACTCCACTCGTTCTTCACGGTGGATCAGGAATTCCTGAGCACCAAATCAAAAAAGCAATCGAGCTCGGACACAGCAAGATTAACGTTAACACAGAGTGCCAACAAGAGTGGACTCGTGCCGTACGTGAGAAAGTTGCTGCTGATGCAAAAGTATATGACCCACGTAAAATCATCGGACCTGGTATCGAAGCGATCTACAACGTCGTTACTGGTAAGATGCGTGAGTTTGGTTCAAGCAACCAAGCATAA
- a CDS encoding YxeA family protein, with product MKRNLIAVLLIGVLLVIGWRYVDPNRLLADVYYVKVPNAEVATKVSDGYRYDLIGYDADGKKRPLAITTSALLAEGDYLKVFVKEENPEVTDYERVSDLEVPQQLKEEQEDTSESSFP from the coding sequence ATGAAACGCAATCTCATCGCCGTATTGTTGATCGGCGTTTTATTAGTGATTGGTTGGCGCTATGTCGACCCGAATCGTCTACTGGCGGACGTTTATTATGTCAAAGTACCTAATGCTGAAGTGGCGACAAAAGTCTCTGATGGTTATCGCTATGACCTGATTGGATACGATGCGGATGGGAAAAAGCGCCCGTTAGCCATAACAACCTCTGCATTACTAGCGGAAGGTGACTATCTGAAAGTGTTCGTGAAAGAGGAGAATCCTGAAGTGACCGACTATGAACGAGTGAGTGATTTAGAGGTACCACAACAGTTAAAGGAGGAACAAGAAGATACATCCGAGTCATCGTTCCCTTGA